The sequence CGGTTGAGGGGCTGGCGGCGCATCACAAGCAGGTGGTTGCGCCATCCGAACGCTGGACCGAAATCATCGCCGCCGAAAGGCCCGCCGTCCTGATCTCCTGCCTTGGCACGACGATCCGCGAGGCGGGATCGCAGGCCGCCTTTCGCGCGGTCGATCACGACCTGGTGCTCGCCGCCGCCGAAGGGGCGAGGGCGGGCGGGGCGCGGCAGATGATCGCGGTCAGTTCGGTCGGCGCGTCGGCGAACAGCGGCAATTTCTATCTGCGCACCAAGGGCGAGACCGAACGCGATCTGATCGCGCTTGGCTTTGACCGGCTCGACCTCCTCCGCCCCGGCCTGCTTCGCGGC is a genomic window of Sphingopyxis sp. FD7 containing:
- a CDS encoding NAD-dependent epimerase/dehydratase family protein — protein: MPDALIVGATGMVGRAVIERFGAAPLTVLARRAVEGLAAHHKQVVAPSERWTEIIAAERPAVLISCLGTTIREAGSQAAFRAVDHDLVLAAAEGARAGGARQMIAVSSVGASANSGNFYLRTKGETERDLIALGFDRLDLLRPGLLRGARPGPPRLGEGLATMAAPLTDALLHGSLRRYRSISATDVAAAIARLAAQDGSGVHIHENDAIRALAD